A part of Magnetococcus sp. PR-3 genomic DNA contains:
- a CDS encoding outer membrane lipoprotein-sorting protein encodes MRNTFFQRLLIGSLLCLPAFAPLTAQAETSQEKGLRLIDEADKRDYGYVDLTAQMKMTLTDRLGKTSTRTIRMKMKEVENDGDKSLSLFDTPSTIKGTAMLTHTHAVKPDDQWMYLPRLKRVKRISSKNKSGPFMGSEFAFEDLGSQEVAKYTYNYLRDEVIDGRDSWVIERRPAYTHSGYTRQELWLDKERYQPNQVIYYDRKNSKLKTQSFKGYQQYIGQYWRPDVMLMVNHQTHKKTELQWIGYTFKNGFKDRDFHKNGLKRAR; translated from the coding sequence ATGCGTAACACTTTTTTCCAACGTCTACTCATCGGCAGCCTGCTCTGCTTACCGGCTTTTGCACCTTTAACGGCTCAGGCTGAAACCAGCCAGGAGAAGGGGCTCCGCCTGATTGATGAGGCCGACAAACGCGATTACGGTTACGTGGACCTAACGGCACAAATGAAAATGACCTTGACCGATCGTTTGGGCAAAACCAGCACCCGTACCATCCGGATGAAGATGAAAGAGGTAGAAAATGATGGGGATAAATCCCTGTCTCTTTTCGATACCCCCTCAACCATCAAAGGGACCGCTATGCTGACCCACACCCATGCGGTAAAACCGGATGATCAGTGGATGTACCTACCACGCCTTAAGCGGGTTAAGCGCATTAGCTCCAAGAACAAATCAGGTCCCTTCATGGGCAGTGAGTTTGCCTTTGAGGATTTAGGCTCTCAAGAGGTTGCCAAATACACCTACAACTACCTACGGGATGAAGTCATTGATGGCCGGGATAGCTGGGTGATTGAACGACGCCCCGCCTATACACACTCAGGCTACACCCGTCAGGAACTGTGGTTAGACAAAGAACGCTATCAGCCTAACCAAGTGATCTACTACGATCGCAAAAACAGCAAACTAAAAACACAATCGTTCAAAGGGTACCAGCAGTACATTGGTCAATATTGGCGCCCCGACGTCATGCTGATGGTCAACCACCAAACCCATAAGAAGACAGAACTTCAGTGGATTGGCTATACCTTCAAAAATGGTTTTAAAGACCGTGATTTTCATAAGAATGGTCTAAAGCGGGCTCGGTAA